From the genome of Bacteroidota bacterium:
TTGGGTTGCGAGGAGTCGTTCTACAGTTTCGCGCATGTTTGCGGCATTATTTTTCATTGCAATCATAACATCGCGCGAGCTTTGGAAAATATCTTGATAGGCAATGGCCGTTGCGGAGTTGATGCAATCAATGATCACATCCGGTTTGTACTTGTTAATCAGTTGAAAGAGTGCTGAACGTTCAAGCGCTTCCTGGGTCAATTCGTCGATGACATCGTCCAAAAATTTTGCGCGTTTAGGTGCATCAGTAAGAATATCCTCGCGGGCTAAATCTTTAAATTCATTTCGGACAAAGATATTGCCCCACCATGGGACAAAGAAATTCTTTCCTGCTTTGGGATATTCTTTCCGCATGGTTTCACAGGCATCTTTCGCTTCGGATTCTTTTAAGGAGGTGAGGATAATCTTTTTAGGATTTTCTTCCATCAGTTTGCGGCAAATAGCGGAGCCGACAAGTCCCCAGCCGCCGAGGACGAGTACGGTTTTGTTCGTGATGACCATAAAAAACTCTTTTTATTGAGTGTGAAAAAGAAGTTTATAGAAGTGGAAGATGTTTGCTTCCGAATTTTTGTGCGTAAAGATACATCGAATTCGCAGAAAGAGAAAGTGAATTGTTACCGTGTGAGGGCACGCCTTAACAAAGAGGGAATGTTCGTATGAGTTACCGAAGTTATTTAAGCAAAAGGAGTCTTTTGGTTTCCGAGAAATTTCCGGCAGTGAGACGGTAAAAATATACCCCGCTTGGTGCATTTCCTGCATTCCATTGAATGGAATATCTGCCTGCCATTTGTTCCTTCTTCAAGACCAAATTGACTTCTTTCCCGAGGATGTCATAAATCGCAATAGTGACAAATTGAGTTGAAGGGATTTGATAATCAATCGTTGTTGTCGGATTGAATGGATTCGGAAAGTTTTGATATAGTTTGAAATCAGTCGGCACGACCTGTTGAACTTGAACATTCAAGGTTCCTGCAATATTGGCAAAGATCTTACCAATATTTTGAATGTCGACGATCCATTTATATTTGGGGTCGAGAAAAGGATATTGATATTTCGCAACAGATGTATCGCTGCGGACTTCAAGCGCCATCCAATCGAATGCGAGAAAATATGATTGCCATCGATTGTTGGGATCAATCGTTCTGATGCCGACTGCTTTGTTTGATACAGCGTCTGTAAACAGAATTTGGGCATTGGAAGCAGGCTGTATTTCATCCATGCGATTTGTAAACAGAGGCACTTCATAGTAGGGATGATACCACAACGTTACCGTGTCTTTCAAGAGAGCACCGGGAATGAATCCAAAAATAATATCGGCAGTAATGTTTGCGTTCACTTTCAATTGCCACGGAAATGTTACCTCCTTAAAATTATTTTGCTTTCGGGGGAAATCCTGATTGATCAATCCTTTTACACCGAAATATTTTGTCTGAGAAGTATTTTCTGCGAAGATGGTGTCTTAATAATTGTTTATGAAGCCATGGTCTTGATCTGCGAATAGATAATACCGTTTTTGACCGGCAGGTAAAGCAGCACTTTGTTCTAACCATTTTCCCGAATATTGGGTAAGATCAAATGCCCCCCCATCTCCTGTGACTTCCAAAATAGCATTGTATTGATCTATAAGTGAATGGAGTTCTGATATCGTATATCTATTCACATTACAAAAATCATAATATGGTTCTGCTCCAAAATCTGTTTTCATGGTGAATTTGAGATAGATTATCGGGTCAACAATGCCAGACGGGAGATTTTTTCCGTTGAACAATAGCAATAATGAATTTTTCTTTTTCAACACTTGATAGCTGAAGGTTGGAGATTGGGCAGTTCTGTTCAGAGTATCTTTAGCTGTTATATAGTAATAGACTGAGTCTCCAGCAGTAGCAGCAGGAATGGTGCCACTAAAGAGAAATCCCGATTCGCGAACCAATGCAGTCGATTGCCACGCCAGTTTACCAATTTTAGAAAATAATTTTACGTCGACGGGGTCGCCGATGGTTTGCATTTTAATGGTAGCAGAAATTTTTCGTTGTTCAGTTTGTGCTGTATTTAATAATTTACTCGTCGTAATCTTGGGTTTTGGCGCCGAGAAGTATTCTACAACCATATACATACCCCATTCAAAATCTCCACGCAACCACCAACCGCGGTCTGCTGTTGATAATCTACCACGCGGATAAAATTTATAGGAATGGAATGGAGGATCGGGATTAGGGAAGGAGGTCACTTCTTGTCGAATTGCCGCAGTGCCTGTGGCAGTATTGAGAATGGTGAATCCAATCAATTGATCTTCTAAAAATTTCATCGTATCGCCTGTTGCGAGCAAATTTACTCCATTCCAGGAATATGCTTGCACCGGAACATTCATACCTCCTTTTTTCCATGGTGCTTCAACGCCAAGTGGATCAAATGCATACTGAAGTGAATCGCTTGTTTTTGGGGGATAAATCCAAGTTGTGTCAGTTGCAAGATCGCGAAATGCTGTTACAAGATTGACAGGATCGTTCTCTTTTTTATAATATCCAATATTTTTCTGGAGCTGGGTTGAAGGGATATTTTTCAATCGTGGATTTGGGTACCATGCGCGGACATTTACCTCTTTTGACTCACCAATGTTACTTGAAATTGCCCACCACAGTTCACGCACAAAACCATTTCCACCGGGTTGATACCATTGCATCATCATCTCTTCTTCAAGATTCCCGAATTCATATGTAAGGGAAGAATTCTTGGGAAAATACTTTAACGAATCAATAAATTGAACGGCGGATAAATTATCATTCGAGTTTCCAAATCGTTTAATAGCGTCCGGCATTTGCTCGTTTCTGAGCATACGAATCGCTTCCTGTCTTCCGCTTTGATCCACGTGAAGGAGGAAACGGTTTTGAGAGACAAGGAATTGCGAACAGACCAGGAAAAGGAATATATTTTTCATCGGAAATATTATCATATGCTCCGTCAAATTACAATATTATTGAGCTGATGTAAATTGAGAGAACTCTAATTTCATATGTAGAGAATTGAACAATGCGCATTGATTCGTCTTGGTTTAGTGAATATATTGTGGAAAAAAGGACCGCAGTTTAATGAAGAAGCTCTTGATTATATTTTTACTCACAGCATTATCTCTCTTTAGCTGCAATGAAAACAAATCGATTATCGGTACGACCAATCCGGTTGGGAGCGTTGATAAGATTTACGGTGTGGGTTTTCACACAAAAATTGGCGTAGGATGGGAAATCAGTTCTGCATCGATATCTCAATTTGGAATCTATCGCCATTTTACTCCGTTGTTTTCATTTGAAAGTGGAGTAAGAATTGGGACTGTGTTAACATCTTCCCTTGGCGGAATGATTGATACAGGTTTGGTCAACGGAACGACATATTATTATACTGTTGTGCCCGAACAAAAACAAAGTGACGGAACATTCATTAAAGGAGCGGGCTCAAAAACAATAGCTCTTATCCCAAAAAATCTATCCACTGTACCGACCGATCAGATTGTTTATTCTCAACATATACAGCCAATATTTACAAGCGGTTGTGCTATTCATGGATGCCACGGAGGGAGTGAACATGCAACATTATTGAAATCTCTTCACGGAGGATCGGAATTTTCGTTAACCAACTGGAACAGTGTGATGGAAGGAACAGAAGAGATTCCGCAGATTGTTCCATATCGTGCTTCAAGAAGTCATATCATACAGCATCTGAATATGGATACATTAATTTCGCCGATCGCTTCACCTTCCATGCCGCAAGGATTTTCCTTTCCCACAGAACTACGCGATCTTCTCATCCGATGGATCAACAATGGCGCGAAGAATGATAATGGGACTGTTGCACATTCTTCCATGCCAATTCGAGGATGGGCGTACGTCACCAATCAAGGCGAAGATTTGACGGCAGTGATTGATTTGGATAAAAATAAGATCTCCCGATTTGTTACTTCCGGAGTTGAAAATACCGCCGCCGCACCACCGCAGGCGCCGCATAATGTTTTTGTTGATTGGCAAAATCAATATTATTATGTCAATCTCATCGGGGGGAGTAAATTGCTGAAGTTTCGAATTTCAGATAATGCGAAAGTGGGTGAATTAACAACCGGATTAAGTTCGCCGGCACAAATTGCGTTGTCTAAAAATAGCGATACGGCTTATGTTTCCAATTTTGAAAACGCAAAAACGAACATCACACTTGTCAACACTGCGACTATGACAAAACTTGCAGAGATCGGAAGTTCTGCAATGTTGAAGCCTCATGGTATTTCCATAACTCCAAATTTCAAGTATGTATTAGTAGCAAACTCACTGTCGGATAATGTTACTGTGATACAGACATCGGACAATGCTATCGTTAAGACAATCCCAATGTCCGGCAGTGTACCGGTATTGCCTATCGGATATCAATATCAATATGAACCATATCAATCCACTATTACTCCTGATAATAATTATGCATATATCACGTGCAGAAAGTCGGGAGAGGTGCGCGTGATTGATCTTGTGCAATTAAAAGTTATTGATTCAATCAAAGTAGGAACATTTCCATTAATCCCTGCGATTACGCCAAATGGTGAGTATGTTTTTGTTGCGAATAGAAATTCAAATTCGGTTTCGGCGATTAAAACATCCACTCGAACGGTGGAATACACTGTTCCAAATGTCGGCGTTGAGCCGCACGGAATAGCAGTTTCGAAAGATGGAAATTTTGTTTATGTCTCCTGTGAAAATTTAGGAGTCAGCGAACCGCCTCACCATGCTACAACGGGAGGGAAGAAGCCTTCGTTCCTCAAAGTAATTAGCGTAGCTCAGCGTGCGGTGACTGCATCGTTAGAGTTGGGAAATTTTGGCTCCGGAATGGCAGTGACTCATTAGGGACTCGACTTCGATGTACATAACTGGCTGGATGTGTTTTATTGAAACGAGAAAGGTATTAATGATAGCGAAAGCAAGAAAAATATTTTCAAGTACAAAAATAAATTGTCATTGCCACAAAAGCCATTTATTGTTTTTCAGGATTAAATGAAGTAAGTTTAATACATACATTGAACAAATCACTCAAACTTTATTTGTGAAAAATGGAACAAGCCGAAAAACTTAGCAGACCAATCGTTCAACCGCTCGATGACATATTAGGGACACCCTTTAAAGTGCTGGATGACGGGTTCATTCGTGTGGTGGATTATATGGGAAGCGATGAATCAATTGTGCAGGCAGCACGCGTTTCGTACGGAAAAGGGACGAAAAAAGTGAGTGAAGACCGGGGATTGATCCGATACCTGCTCCGCCACCAGCATACAACACCGTTTGAAATGTGTGAGATAAAATTGCATGTGCGTGTTCCAATGGACTGCTGGCGCCAGTGGATTCGTCATCGTACGGCGAACGTGAATGAGTATTCTACTCGTTATTCGCTGGCAATCGATGCTTCGCAACGGGCCGGTGATGAGATGTGGAGAATGCAGTCCAAAGACAATAAACAGGGGAGCGAAGGTTTTTTTGATCTGGAGACGGGGAAAAAATTATCAGCACAGGAACTTCAATTGCAGAACATGGCTCGCTCCGTCTATGAAGAGCGAGTGAATTCCGGAATGGCGCGCGAGCAGGCAAGAAAAGATCTTCCGCTTTCTACCTACACTGAAGCATATTGGAAAGTAGATTTACATAATCTTCTCCATTTTCTCTGGTTGCGAATGGATTCCCATGCACAGTATGAGATTCGCGCTTATGCAAACACGATCGGCAACGAAATTGTGAAACGTTGGGTGCCGATGGCGTGGGAAGCATTTCAAGATTATAAAGTGCAGGCGTCCTCGCTCTCGCATATAGAGATCGAGATTATCAAGGCCTTAAATTCTCAAGGGAAAGAAGCAGCAATGAATGTTGCAAGAGGATTTGGATTACTTCCTCCCGCCGGTCAAGAAATAAAAAGTAATCGGGAGCGGGGAGATATTGAAGCGAAATTGGAAATGCTGGGGATTAGTATTCCCTGGAAATAATTGATGAAAATCATTCTGATTGCGGCGCTGAATACACACCGTGTCATCGGTAAGGATGGGAAGATTCCGTGGCGAATCCCTGAAGATCAGCAACGATTCAAACGTCTCACATCCTATCACACGGTTTTGATGGGAAGGAAAACGTTTGACTCAATTGGTAAACCTCTCCCTAATAGAAAAAATATAGTCATCTCTCGGCACAATATTCCTGCTGTTGAGATAGTGACATACTCCTCTCTGGAAACAGCTCTTTCGAATCAAACTACTCAAGAAAAAATTTTCGTTATCGGCGGGGGAGAGATCTTTCGTCAAACGATTGATCGTGCTGATGAATTGATGTTAACCCAGGTAGAAAATGAAGAAACGGGAGATACATTCTTCCCGCCGTATGAACATCTTATCGGAACCGTATTCACTCTTGTTTCCGAAGAAAAAGAGGAAGGATATCAATTCCGGAATTATATCAAACTCCGGAATTGATATGTATCCGTTAGAGCTGGCGATATACTGGCAATTCGATCACAAACGTTGAGCCGCTTCCCGTTGTACTTTCCGCCCACACTTTTCCGTTATGCATTTCAACAATTTTTTTAACGATCGCAAGTCCAAGTCCGGTAGAAATTTCACCGCCGGTAGGTTGAGCGGAAAGACGCTTGAATTGTTGGAACAATTGTTTCTTATCCTCTTCAGTCAATCCCGGTCCTTGATCCCGGATCTTAATCAATGCCGTCATTTCGTACACCTCTACCGAGACGGAGATAGTCGTGTTTGCATCTGAAAACTTTCCTGCATTATTCACAAGATTGTCGATCGCCTCGTTCAACCAGCGTTCGCTTCCGCTGACAACACATTTCTCTGCTGTCGTTGAAAAATCGATGATTTGTGATTTCTGTTGCATTTGGATTCGGTTTTTCAATACAACGAGTTCGGTCAATTGTACGATATCAATCCTAGACTTCGTGAATACCAGTTCCCCTTTTTCTAATGCCGACGAACTTAATGTATCTTCAATCAACTTTAGCATATATTGCGTTGTTTGTTCCATTAACTGTGCGTGTTCTTGGACAACCAATTGATCGTTTTGATTGTCGTTGATGGCGTTAGCGAATTGATTGAGATTGACAACTTTATTTTTGAAATCGTGTGACAGGATACTCAGAAGATCGGATTTTTCCTTGTTCGCCTTGTCCAGTCGAGTGTTGATCTGCGATAACTCATCTCTTGCAGATTCCACATCCCGAAGATGTTGTTCTATTTTCTCTTTTGTGTTGACAAGTTCTTTTGTCCGATCATCGACTACCGTCTTAAGGTGCTTTGCATGACGGCTAATATTTGCCGTACGAACTGCATATAATCCTGCACCAAGCAACACTAATCCGACACCGACGAGCAAACCAAAATACATTGTCTGCCGAAAGAACGGTTCAAATACAATTTCTGCAGTAGCTTCTTCTTCACTCCACGTTCCACCATCTATTGAAGAACTCACTCGGAAGGTATATTCTCCAGGAGGAATATTGGTATAGTACGCTGTTCTTCGCGTACCGGCGTCATTCCAGTTTGCGTCAAATCCTTCTAATGTATAGCGAAATCGAATCCGTTCCGGCGACACATAACTTAGTGCGGTATAATGAAATTCCACGGAAGAATATCCCGGCTCTATAACAAGAGTGGAATCCGGGTAAAACGTTTGATCGTTGATTCGCACTTCCTCAACATGCAACGGAAATTTATTGTAGCGATCAACAATTCTTGCCGTATCAACCATGGCAAGTCCGCCAACGGTTGTAAACCATATCTTTCCGTCGGATGATTTGATGATACTCGGACTAGAAACGCCGCTGATCTCAGCATTTTGCAATCCGTCCGAACGTCCGAAATCAATTCTCGAGAATTTTTTTAATGTTCCTTCGGCTATTTTTTGGAATTCAGATTTCGGAATTCGTGCAATGCCTTGGTTGCCGCCGATCCACATATACCCTTTATCATCTTCAATAATCATTAACGTAACATCTTCGCGCAAACCGTTCTTCGTGGTAAATGTTTGGAATGTTCCATCGGCAAATCTGTTGATGCCGCCGCCGTTGGTTCCAACCCACAATGCTCCCGATTTATCGATAAACATCGAAAGAATAAAATTATTCGAAAGGCCGTCCTTTACGGTATACGTTCCGATTCCTTTTGGAGTGATTCTGTTGATGCCGCCGCCGTTCGTACCGACCCAGATTTCATCCTTACCGGATTTAACCATGGCAAGGATATTATCGTTTGCCAATCCTTGTTTCGTAGTGAGTGGAATAATGGAATCTCCTTTGATCCTTGAAATGCCTCCACCATATGTTGCAACGTAGAGATCATTGTCAAAACCTTCCTGAAAGGCTCGAATGTAATTTTCGGTTAATCCATTGTCACTATTATATCGTGTAAATTGCTGGCCGGGTTTCTTATTTTCATCGTATCGTATGACGCCGCCACCATCTGTTCCGATCCATAGCGCTCCATTTTTATCTTCATATAATGCACGAATAAATTTGTTGGGAAGTTCTTTTTCATTCAAGATTTTTACAGTCTTGCCCTCTAGGCAGTTCAAGCCGCTTCCGTTAGTACCGACCCAGATTCGTTTATGTGAATCTTCAAAAACGGTGCGGACATAGGTGTCCGAAAGACCGAATTTTTTTCCATACAGTTCAAATTTTCTGATGTGTAATTGACTAAGGCCGTTTCGGGTGCCGATCCAAATGTTTTGTTCATTGTCCTGATAAATTGTCCGGATGAAATTGTTTACCAATCCATCTTCAAAAGTCAATGCATCGAATTGTTTTTTGTCGTGTGTGCGGAGAAATCTGTTTAATCCTCCTCCGTCCGTCCCGATCCAGACTGTGTTATCGATATCGACGAACAATGTCCGAATGGCATTGTTTGTGAGACCATCTGCAGTAGTGAATGATTGTATTTTGCCCTCTGCCATTTTTGCAAGGCCATTTGAAGTGCCAATCCACAATGCTCCATCGTGATCTTCCGCGAGAGCGGTGATTGAATTATTTGGGAGTCCGTTGGATGTCGTCAAAGTTTGAACGTTGTTTCCTTCAACGAGAATAAGGCCAACATCTGTTGCCAGATACATTGGTTTTTGTTTCGGATGAACCATTGTACGGAAAAGTATATTTTTCGGCAGTTGCTGCTCCAGGAATGGTTCAATCCCGGAAATATTTCCGTCAACATCAATGTTGATGCGATGAATGCCTCCGCGCTCTGTTCCAACAATGATGTTATTCCCTTCGGCGGGGAGAATAGTTTTAATATATTCTTTTCCTCCGGATTCAAACGCATCGAGGGCACTGAAGGAATGTTTTGTAAACCGGACGATACCACCGCCATTGGTACCAAACCATGAAGTTCCGAATGTATCTTCGTACATTACGGCAACGTGATTAATCTTAAATGCGGGAGTGATGGATTTATTAAAGTGAACGAACTTTACTCCATCGTATCTTGCAAGACCGGCATAGGTACCGATCCATAAATATCCATTGGCTGTCTGCTTGACCAGATCGACCGTATTTTGAGGAAGCCCATTGTCCGCCGTGAAATTGGTTATCACATACGTATCAAAGGAGGGGAGTTCATAATTCTTGTCTTGTGCTTGGACAAGAATAACGGAAATGATCTGTAGAATGATAAAATATGCTGTTCTTTTCATAATTTTTCGCAGGTTGAGGTTGGATAATTTACGAATATTAAATTGAATTATGCTAAAGCATTTGTTAGAATATTATATAAATTGAGGGATCATTTTAAGAACGGATTCCTTTACCCTATGAAAACAATAGTGTTACTATTATCAATATTATCGGTATTTGGTTTTTCTTTGCAGAATATCAATTCTGTCCAACCAAAACCGATATATAAACATATACCTCAATATCCTGAGAATGCGCGAAAGCTGAGAGTTGAAGCGGAGGTTGCATTAAATGTTTTAATTGGAAAGGATGGGAATGTGAAGGAGACCGATTTGCTTCAAGCAATTATTTTTTATCCCGGGGAAAGTGTCAGCATCGAATCCCTCTCGGATTTGAACAATATCCCATCGACTCATCGCCAGACGGCAGCAAAATTGTTGGAACTAGCACATCAATCGGCGCAGCAATGGAAATTTACACCGGCAATGATTAACGGTAAGCCCGATGAATCGGTCATTGTCATTCCATTCACATTTAAACTCACCAGCACAAATCAAGAAAAAAACATCCAGAAGAAAAAGTGAACAAATATCATTTTTATGAGCAACTTTTTCCCTCCTTTCTTATCCTATAAGTGATGCAGCAATTACCACTCACCGATGAGCAGCTTGCGATTCGCCTACAATCTGGCGATTCGGATGCGACCGCCTTGATCTATGAACGATTCAAGAGTGGATTATTTTTATTCTGCAT
Proteins encoded in this window:
- a CDS encoding T9SS type A sorting domain-containing protein; protein product: MNANITADIIFGFIPGALLKDTVTLWYHPYYEVPLFTNRMDEIQPASNAQILFTDAVSNKAVGIRTIDPNNRWQSYFLAFDWMALEVRSDTSVAKYQYPFLDPKYKWIVDIQNIGKIFANIAGTLNVQVQQVVPTDFKLYQNFPNPFNPTTTIDYQIPSTQFVTIAIYDILGKEVNLVLKKEQMAGRYSIQWNAGNAPSGVYFYRLTAGNFSETKRLLLLK
- a CDS encoding YncE family protein, with translation MKKLLIIFLLTALSLFSCNENKSIIGTTNPVGSVDKIYGVGFHTKIGVGWEISSASISQFGIYRHFTPLFSFESGVRIGTVLTSSLGGMIDTGLVNGTTYYYTVVPEQKQSDGTFIKGAGSKTIALIPKNLSTVPTDQIVYSQHIQPIFTSGCAIHGCHGGSEHATLLKSLHGGSEFSLTNWNSVMEGTEEIPQIVPYRASRSHIIQHLNMDTLISPIASPSMPQGFSFPTELRDLLIRWINNGAKNDNGTVAHSSMPIRGWAYVTNQGEDLTAVIDLDKNKISRFVTSGVENTAAAPPQAPHNVFVDWQNQYYYVNLIGGSKLLKFRISDNAKVGELTTGLSSPAQIALSKNSDTAYVSNFENAKTNITLVNTATMTKLAEIGSSAMLKPHGISITPNFKYVLVANSLSDNVTVIQTSDNAIVKTIPMSGSVPVLPIGYQYQYEPYQSTITPDNNYAYITCRKSGEVRVIDLVQLKVIDSIKVGTFPLIPAITPNGEYVFVANRNSNSVSAIKTSTRTVEYTVPNVGVEPHGIAVSKDGNFVYVSCENLGVSEPPHHATTGGKKPSFLKVISVAQRAVTASLELGNFGSGMAVTH
- the thyX gene encoding FAD-dependent thymidylate synthase; translated protein: MEQAEKLSRPIVQPLDDILGTPFKVLDDGFIRVVDYMGSDESIVQAARVSYGKGTKKVSEDRGLIRYLLRHQHTTPFEMCEIKLHVRVPMDCWRQWIRHRTANVNEYSTRYSLAIDASQRAGDEMWRMQSKDNKQGSEGFFDLETGKKLSAQELQLQNMARSVYEERVNSGMAREQARKDLPLSTYTEAYWKVDLHNLLHFLWLRMDSHAQYEIRAYANTIGNEIVKRWVPMAWEAFQDYKVQASSLSHIEIEIIKALNSQGKEAAMNVARGFGLLPPAGQEIKSNRERGDIEAKLEMLGISIPWK
- a CDS encoding dihydrofolate reductase; amino-acid sequence: MKIILIAALNTHRVIGKDGKIPWRIPEDQQRFKRLTSYHTVLMGRKTFDSIGKPLPNRKNIVISRHNIPAVEIVTYSSLETALSNQTTQEKIFVIGGGEIFRQTIDRADELMLTQVENEETGDTFFPPYEHLIGTVFTLVSEEKEEGYQFRNYIKLRN
- a CDS encoding two-component regulator propeller domain-containing protein; the protein is MKRTAYFIILQIISVILVQAQDKNYELPSFDTYVITNFTADNGLPQNTVDLVKQTANGYLWIGTYAGLARYDGVKFVHFNKSITPAFKINHVAVMYEDTFGTSWFGTNGGGIVRFTKHSFSALDAFESGGKEYIKTILPAEGNNIIVGTERGGIHRINIDVDGNISGIEPFLEQQLPKNILFRTMVHPKQKPMYLATDVGLILVEGNNVQTLTTSNGLPNNSITALAEDHDGALWIGTSNGLAKMAEGKIQSFTTADGLTNNAIRTLFVDIDNTVWIGTDGGGLNRFLRTHDKKQFDALTFEDGLVNNFIRTIYQDNEQNIWIGTRNGLSQLHIRKFELYGKKFGLSDTYVRTVFEDSHKRIWVGTNGSGLNCLEGKTVKILNEKELPNKFIRALYEDKNGALWIGTDGGGVIRYDENKKPGQQFTRYNSDNGLTENYIRAFQEGFDNDLYVATYGGGISRIKGDSIIPLTTKQGLANDNILAMVKSGKDEIWVGTNGGGINRITPKGIGTYTVKDGLSNNFILSMFIDKSGALWVGTNGGGINRFADGTFQTFTTKNGLREDVTLMIIEDDKGYMWIGGNQGIARIPKSEFQKIAEGTLKKFSRIDFGRSDGLQNAEISGVSSPSIIKSSDGKIWFTTVGGLAMVDTARIVDRYNKFPLHVEEVRINDQTFYPDSTLVIEPGYSSVEFHYTALSYVSPERIRFRYTLEGFDANWNDAGTRRTAYYTNIPPGEYTFRVSSSIDGGTWSEEEATAEIVFEPFFRQTMYFGLLVGVGLVLLGAGLYAVRTANISRHAKHLKTVVDDRTKELVNTKEKIEQHLRDVESARDELSQINTRLDKANKEKSDLLSILSHDFKNKVVNLNQFANAINDNQNDQLVVQEHAQLMEQTTQYMLKLIEDTLSSSALEKGELVFTKSRIDIVQLTELVVLKNRIQMQQKSQIIDFSTTAEKCVVSGSERWLNEAIDNLVNNAGKFSDANTTISVSVEVYEMTALIKIRDQGPGLTEEDKKQLFQQFKRLSAQPTGGEISTGLGLAIVKKIVEMHNGKVWAESTTGSGSTFVIELPVYRQL
- a CDS encoding energy transducer TonB; the protein is MKTIVLLLSILSVFGFSLQNINSVQPKPIYKHIPQYPENARKLRVEAEVALNVLIGKDGNVKETDLLQAIIFYPGESVSIESLSDLNNIPSTHRQTAAKLLELAHQSAQQWKFTPAMINGKPDESVIVIPFTFKLTSTNQEKNIQKKK